The Trichocoleus sp. FACHB-46 region TCAAACGCTGCGATCGCCGCTGGGTATTGCTCAGCCGCACAAAGATCGCAGCCTTGCGCTTGCCACTGTACCGCAGAGTTAATCTCTAGTTCTGCTTCTGCTGAAGTCATGCGATCGCCCACTCAATTCAATCCGTTCTCCTCCATTATGCCGAATATGCAGAACGGCAGCGCCAATCAACCAGATCGGTCCAGATCGGTGCAGATCGATTCCTGATAGGATGGTTCAGGTGATCCAGTCTTGAGACAATCTCCACCCCTTCGGCCTTGCAAGCGAACCTGTAAATGTCACTCTCTCAGATCCTGCCGTTGTCAACTTGTCCGGGACTTAGCTTAACAGCCCTAGCTCCCATGCAGGATGTGACCGATTTACACTTCATGAGCGTGCTGGCTCACTATGGCTGTCCCGATTACTTTTTTACCGAGTACTTTCGCGTTCATCCTAGTTCTACGCTCAATAAAAAGATTCTGCGATCGATTACAGAAAACACGACGGGTCGCCCAGTCTTCGCGCAGCTGATTGGGGAGAGCATTCCTGACTTAGTACGCATAGCCCGCGAGTTAAGCCACTATCCGGTTGCAGGCATCGACCTTAACTTGGGTTGTCCAGCTCCCAGAGTTTATCGCAAGAACGTTGGTGGCGGGTTGTTGCGTGACCCAGAACAGGTGAAACGAATTCTGAGCGAGTTACGGGAAGCTGTGGCAGGGCGGCTGACTGTCAAAATGCGGCTTGGCTTCGACAACACAGACCACTTCGATCGCCTCCTCGACCTGATCAATTTATGCGACATCAACTTATTGAGCCTGCATGGTCGTACGGTGAAGGAGAAGTATCATAGCGCTGTGCACTACGACCTGATTGCCCACGCCGTCCAACGAGTTAGGTGCCCAGTGTTAGCCAACGGTAATGTGACCTCCGCCACCTCTGCCCTATCTATTTTAGAGATGACAGGAGCCGCAGGAGTGATGATTGGTCGGGCTGCTATTCGTAACCCCTGGATTTTTCAGCAAATCCGCCAAGCCTTGAACGGTCAGCCTGTTTCTGGCGTTCCTCTCAGTGCCGTTCACGATTACATTGAGCGCTTGCGCCAAACCCAAACCGCGTCAATGGTGCCAGAGCGGGCGCGGGTCAGCCACATGAAGATGTATCTCAACTTTATTGCTCAAAGTGTTGATGTTGCGGGAGCCTTCTTAAGGGAGATGCGCCAAGCTCGGACGGAAACGGAACTCTTGGCAGTCTGCGCTCGCCATTTATTAAGCAACCCAGAGACAGAATTCGCTTTGGAGCCATATCCGGGGCTGGTCGCTCGTCCCACTTGTGAAACTCCCCAAGATTGCTGTGCTTGATACTTTACCTTTGATACTTTATCTACTGATCTCAACATCTTATGAATTTCTGGCAACAGATGACTTCATGGCTCGGTACCGATGTCCGCGATCGCCATTTTCATCGCTTTAATGGTTGGTCTTTAAAAGATCGTGATCCTGAAGCGAT contains the following coding sequences:
- a CDS encoding tRNA-dihydrouridine synthase — protein: MSLSQILPLSTCPGLSLTALAPMQDVTDLHFMSVLAHYGCPDYFFTEYFRVHPSSTLNKKILRSITENTTGRPVFAQLIGESIPDLVRIARELSHYPVAGIDLNLGCPAPRVYRKNVGGGLLRDPEQVKRILSELREAVAGRLTVKMRLGFDNTDHFDRLLDLINLCDINLLSLHGRTVKEKYHSAVHYDLIAHAVQRVRCPVLANGNVTSATSALSILEMTGAAGVMIGRAAIRNPWIFQQIRQALNGQPVSGVPLSAVHDYIERLRQTQTASMVPERARVSHMKMYLNFIAQSVDVAGAFLREMRQARTETELLAVCARHLLSNPETEFALEPYPGLVARPTCETPQDCCA